The Trichomycterus rosablanca isolate fTriRos1 chromosome 15, fTriRos1.hap1, whole genome shotgun sequence genome contains a region encoding:
- the LOC134328245 gene encoding putative golgin subfamily A member 6-like protein 3, whose protein sequence is MPWSAVRDRLLSFLRSCCPARRRHRLRELEAELRAERLATERLRARQGRDRKGLLEEVDHQIRMRMLSESVRKRHLLTSVWKEHLCETQLQQYKENVTSTTEETERARRNLQDVRSLRLMEEEQHRLEEKSMKVCWEEERSTMRQENEELMRRVGELEEL, encoded by the coding sequence ATGCCGTGGTCGGCCGTTCGAGACCGACTGCTGTCGTTCCTGCGCTCCTGCTGCCCGGCCCGGCGGAGACACAGGCTGAGGGAGCTGGAGGCCGAGCTGAGGGCCGAGCGGCTGGCGACGGAGAGACTGCGGGCCAGGCAGGGTCGGGACAGAAAGGGTCTGCTGGAGGAAGTGGACCATCAGATAAGGATGAGGATGCTCTCCGAGTCAGTGAGGAAGAGGCACCTGCTGACCTCTGTGTGGAAGGAGCACCTCTGTGAGACCCAGCTCCAGCAGTACAAGGAGAACGTGACGTCCACGACCGAGGAGACGGAGAGAGCCAGACGCAACCTGCAGGACGTGCGGAGCCTCCGACTGATGGAGGAAGAGCAACACAGACTGGAGGAGAAAAGTATGAAAGTGTGCTGGGAGGAGGAGAGAAGCACCATGAGGC